In Flavobacterium endoglycinae, one DNA window encodes the following:
- a CDS encoding hydroxymethylpyrimidine/phosphomethylpyrimidine kinase, producing the protein MSTDRPFVLTIAGLDPSGGAGILADIKTFEQHKVTGFAISTANTIQTEKQFYEIQWTDLSFVIRSIETLFLNYKISAVKIGIVSSLHDLNRIVSTIKLLSPSTKMVWDPVLKSSTKFEFMNIENRSDLTKILSKIDLITPNYLEAEILFPDFISKEKEFSTNILLKGGHNEKALGTDRLFLKNEVLELLPSEKNCFEKHGSGCVLSSAIASNLALNLTIKEACKNAKIYIENYLSSTTTLIGYHYV; encoded by the coding sequence ATGTCAACAGATCGCCCTTTCGTACTCACAATCGCAGGTTTAGACCCGTCTGGTGGAGCTGGGATTTTAGCAGATATCAAAACCTTTGAACAACACAAAGTAACTGGTTTTGCGATTTCGACGGCGAATACCATCCAGACTGAAAAGCAGTTTTATGAAATCCAGTGGACAGATTTGAGTTTTGTAATTCGCTCTATTGAAACACTGTTTTTGAATTATAAAATCAGTGCGGTAAAAATTGGAATTGTATCTTCTTTACACGATTTAAACCGAATTGTTTCGACTATAAAACTGCTTTCTCCTTCAACCAAAATGGTTTGGGATCCTGTTTTGAAATCGAGTACAAAATTTGAATTTATGAATATTGAAAATCGTTCTGACTTAACTAAAATATTGTCAAAAATCGATTTGATAACGCCAAACTATCTTGAAGCCGAAATTCTGTTTCCTGATTTTATTTCGAAAGAAAAGGAATTTTCAACGAACATTTTACTAAAAGGCGGACATAATGAAAAAGCTTTAGGAACAGATCGTTTATTTCTAAAAAATGAAGTTTTAGAATTGCTCCCATCAGAGAAAAACTGCTTCGAAAAACACGGTTCGGGCTGTGTGCTTTCTTCTGCAATTGCTTCCAATTTGGCTTTAAATCTAACAATAAAAGAAGCTTGTAAAAACGCTAAAATCTATATCGAAAATTACTTGAGTTCAACAACAACTTTAATCGGATATCACTATGTATAG
- a CDS encoding thiamine phosphate synthase, translated as MYSKLQYISQGETIEKQLYNIHQALDAGCNWVQMRFKNQSEKDALTLAEAVKPLCEKYTANFIVNDNLHLTKEIDADGVHLGLTDTKIDEARTLLGTSKIIGGTANTFEDIENHVKNGCDYIGLGPFRFTATKEKLSPILGLLGYFDILQKLKKNKIEIPVYAIGGITLQDVSSLMETGIHGIAVSGIITESDEKEKLIQQINEKLYANIIV; from the coding sequence ATGTATAGCAAACTTCAATATATCTCTCAGGGCGAAACGATTGAAAAACAATTGTACAACATTCATCAAGCGCTTGATGCAGGATGCAATTGGGTACAAATGCGTTTTAAAAACCAGTCCGAAAAAGATGCGCTCACTTTAGCGGAAGCGGTAAAACCTTTATGCGAAAAATACACCGCCAATTTTATTGTAAATGACAATTTACATCTTACCAAAGAAATAGATGCTGACGGTGTTCATTTAGGTTTAACCGACACCAAAATCGATGAAGCGAGAACGTTGTTAGGAACCTCAAAAATCATTGGAGGAACTGCGAATACTTTTGAAGACATCGAAAATCACGTTAAAAATGGTTGTGATTATATTGGATTAGGACCTTTTCGCTTTACGGCTACAAAAGAAAAATTAAGTCCTATTTTAGGATTGTTGGGTTATTTTGACATTCTTCAAAAACTCAAAAAAAACAAAATCGAAATTCCTGTTTATGCTATCGGAGGCATCACATTGCAAGATGTGAGTTCGTTAATGGAAACAGGAATTCATGGAATTGCCGTTTCTGGAATCATTACCGAAAGTGATGAGAAAGAAAAATTAATTCAACAAATAAACGAAAAATTATATGCAAACATCATTGTTTAA
- a CDS encoding thiazole synthase — MQTSLFNIGDKTFKSRLFLGTGKFGSNEEMEQAILASESELVTVALKRIDLETDTDAILSHLKHPNINLLPNTSGARNAKEAVFAAQLACEALETNWVKLEIHPDPKYLMPDPIETLKATEELAKLGFIVLPYIHADPVLCKHLESAGTSAVMPLGSPIGSNKGLKTIDFLEIIIEQSTVPVIVDAGIGAPSDAAKAMEIGADAVLVNTAIAVAGNPSLMAEAFKEAVIAGRKAFEAKVANQQNYASASSPLTSFLYE, encoded by the coding sequence ATGCAAACATCATTGTTTAACATAGGAGACAAAACCTTCAAATCCCGCTTGTTTTTGGGAACGGGAAAATTTGGGTCTAATGAAGAAATGGAGCAAGCGATTTTAGCTTCGGAAAGCGAATTGGTTACCGTTGCCTTAAAACGTATCGATCTTGAAACGGATACTGATGCTATTTTATCGCATTTAAAACATCCGAATATCAATTTATTACCCAACACATCAGGAGCACGAAATGCCAAAGAAGCTGTTTTTGCTGCACAATTGGCGTGTGAAGCTTTAGAAACCAATTGGGTAAAACTGGAAATTCACCCAGATCCAAAATATTTAATGCCCGATCCTATTGAAACTTTAAAAGCAACTGAAGAGTTGGCAAAATTGGGTTTTATTGTGCTCCCATACATTCACGCTGATCCTGTTTTATGCAAACATTTGGAAAGTGCTGGAACTTCTGCTGTAATGCCTTTGGGTTCGCCAATTGGAAGCAATAAAGGTTTAAAAACGATCGATTTCTTAGAGATTATTATTGAACAAAGTACCGTTCCGGTTATTGTTGATGCCGGAATTGGAGCGCCGTCTGATGCGGCAAAAGCAATGGAAATTGGTGCTGATGCTGTTTTGGTAAATACTGCAATTGCTGTTGCTGGAAATCCTAGTTTAATGGCTGAGGCTTTTAAAGAAGCGGTTATTGCAGGAAGAAAAGCTTTTGAGGCTAAAGTTGCAAACCAGCAAAATTATGCTTCGGCTTCTAGTCCTTTGACTTCTTTTCTTTACGAATAA
- the thiH gene encoding 2-iminoacetate synthase ThiH: MKTFKSIFEQYNWDEIQSRIYKTTSKDVERTLANSKYNLDDFLILISPIAQNYLEQMAQKCHEITKKRFGKTIQMYAPLYLSNECQNICTYCGFSLDNKIKRKTLTDAEIKLEVEALKNTGFDHVLLVTGEANYTVNINYFLNAIHLIREDFSIISVEVQPLSTEDYERLHDAGVYSVLVYQETYHQEVYKKYHTKGKKSNFDYRLETPDRIGTAGIHKIGLGVLLGLEDWRTDSFFNALHLDYLQKKYWQTKYSVSFPRLRPAEGIIEPNFIMDDKDLTQLICAYRLWNEDLEISISTRENEKFRNNIIPIGVTSMSAGSKTNPGGYVVDPQSLEQFEISDERSAEEISKIIKNAGYEPVWKDWTKAFV, encoded by the coding sequence ATGAAAACATTCAAATCTATTTTCGAGCAATATAATTGGGATGAAATCCAATCTAGAATATATAAAACCACATCAAAAGATGTTGAACGAACTCTGGCTAATAGCAAATACAATCTCGATGATTTTTTGATTCTGATCTCTCCTATTGCTCAAAATTATTTAGAACAAATGGCACAGAAATGCCATGAAATCACCAAGAAACGTTTTGGAAAGACCATTCAAATGTATGCTCCGCTTTATCTGAGCAACGAATGCCAAAACATTTGTACCTATTGCGGCTTTAGCCTAGACAATAAAATCAAAAGAAAAACACTTACTGACGCTGAAATAAAACTTGAAGTCGAAGCTTTAAAAAATACTGGTTTCGATCATGTTTTATTGGTTACGGGCGAGGCAAATTATACCGTAAACATCAACTATTTCCTGAATGCAATTCATTTAATCAGAGAAGATTTCTCGATTATTTCTGTTGAAGTCCAGCCGCTTTCTACCGAAGATTATGAACGTTTGCATGATGCTGGAGTATATTCGGTTTTGGTTTATCAGGAAACATATCATCAGGAAGTTTACAAAAAGTACCATACAAAAGGTAAAAAATCAAATTTTGATTATCGATTGGAAACACCTGACCGAATTGGAACTGCTGGAATTCATAAAATTGGTTTGGGTGTTTTGTTAGGCTTGGAAGATTGGCGAACAGATAGTTTCTTTAATGCGCTACATTTAGATTATTTGCAGAAGAAATATTGGCAGACTAAATATTCGGTTTCTTTTCCGCGTCTTCGCCCTGCTGAAGGCATTATCGAACCGAATTTTATTATGGATGATAAAGATTTAACCCAATTGATTTGCGCTTACCGATTATGGAATGAAGATCTGGAAATTTCAATTTCAACTCGAGAAAATGAAAAATTCAGAAACAACATTATACCAATTGGCGTTACGAGCATGAGCGCGGGTTCTAAAACAAATCCGGGCGGTTATGTAGTTGATCCACAGTCTTTGGAACAATTCGAAATCAGTGATGAACGCTCTGCAGAAGAAATTTCAAAAATCATAAAAAATGCTGGCTATGAACCCGTTTGGAAAGATTGGACAAAAGCTTTTGTTTGA
- a CDS encoding HesA/MoeB/ThiF family protein, translating into MSIIKEFLRYNRQTILPEIGDEGQEKLKKARVLVIGAGGLGCPILQYIATAGVGFIGIMDFDTIEIHNLHRQILYTENEIGQHKAIVAKEVVSKLNPLIEAVAINEKLTAENASKIIQQYDIIVDGSDNFSTRYLVNDTCVELKKPLVYGSILKFEGQIAVFNHNGSKNLRDLFPEMPDPKDVPNCNLNGVLGTLPGIIGNMMAHETLKLILELPTLNNELILFNTLNWNFTKLNF; encoded by the coding sequence ATGAGCATCATAAAAGAATTCCTTCGCTACAACAGACAAACCATTCTTCCTGAAATTGGCGACGAAGGTCAGGAAAAATTAAAAAAAGCACGTGTTTTAGTAATTGGAGCAGGCGGATTAGGCTGTCCGATTTTACAATATATTGCAACTGCTGGCGTTGGTTTTATCGGAATTATGGATTTTGATACTATTGAAATTCATAATCTTCATCGACAAATTTTATATACTGAAAATGAGATTGGCCAGCATAAGGCAATTGTGGCAAAAGAGGTAGTTTCTAAATTAAATCCTTTGATTGAAGCTGTGGCTATTAATGAAAAATTAACGGCTGAAAATGCATCTAAAATCATTCAGCAATATGATATTATTGTGGATGGTTCCGATAATTTCTCGACTCGTTATTTGGTGAACGATACTTGCGTTGAACTTAAAAAACCTTTGGTTTATGGAAGTATTTTAAAATTTGAGGGACAAATTGCTGTTTTCAACCATAACGGAAGTAAAAATCTTCGTGATCTGTTTCCAGAAATGCCAGATCCAAAAGATGTTCCAAATTGTAATTTAAATGGCGTTTTAGGGACATTGCCTGGAATTATAGGCAATATGATGGCACACGAAACGTTGAAATTGATTCTAGAATTGCCAACTTTAAATAATGAATTAATACTTTTTAATACTTTAAATTGGAATTTCACGAAATTGAATTTCTAA